A window of the Paralichthys olivaceus isolate ysfri-2021 chromosome 5, ASM2471397v2, whole genome shotgun sequence genome harbors these coding sequences:
- the LOC109645375 gene encoding WAS/WASL-interacting protein family member 2-like isoform X4, translating to MPIPPPPPPPGGPPPPPTFSQANTSPPKLNREEVKGRGALLSDICKGTKLRKVSVNDRSAPLLDSKIQTPKSQTPSTEHPYIRLYQYLHQQPSQSRQQGAASEEQKKTAGEEHSALSLEMSCSVVTCSPEAELSPVEWLWFSEPKGGVASTGGANGSRAASPSGKFSGGVPKLRPVGDGSSGRLPFTRAAAPRPPGHHHDDAESPSPQALSPSETSRSQRPSLPNLSTSPSPSSPSSAASSPSTGMKHSSSAPPPPPPLCRRGNAPSPPNSSSSYNREKPLPLEPNNTPPLPSKPPPSPGNSRRPPTSGGNSPSSTPFSSSLAPPLLSYRITNGLTSTGEVAPELPQRHNSLSNKRPAPSPGGHTPTRGPAPPPPPASPTPSQQGINRPPPPVREAPGRGAAPPVPVQSSSSRAASREAPPPPHRIHDDFESKYSFHPLDDFPPPDEYRHFTKIYPSKANRVIRGAPPLPPVGRM from the exons ATGCCcatcccccccccacctcctccaccagggGGACCCCCGCCTCCCCCCACCTTCAGCCag GCCAACACCAGCCCCCCAAAGCTGAACAGggaggaggtcaaaggtcgcgGCGCTCTGCTGTCCGACATCTGTAAAGGCACCAAACTGAGGAAGGTGTCGGTGAACGACCGCAGCGCTCCGCTGCTCGACAGTAAGATTCAAACACCAAAGAGCCAAACACCTTCCACAGAGCACCCATACATTCGCTTATACCAATACCTGCACCAGCAACCGAGCCAGTCCAGACAGCAGGGGGCGGcgtcagaggagcagaagaagacGGCCGGAGAGGAGCACTCTGCTCTGTCCCTGGAGA TGTCGTGTTCTGTAGTGACCTGCTCGCCTGAGGCGGAGCTCTCACCTGTCGAATGGTTGTGGTTCTCAGAGCCCAAAGGAGGCGTAGCATCAACAGGAGGAGCCAATGGGAGCAGAGCAGCAAGCCCATCAGGAAAGTTCTCAGGCGGAGTTCCCAAACTGAGGCCAGTGGGAG acGGCTCCTCTGGACGTTTGCCCTTCACCCGAGCCGCTGCCCCCCGCCCCCCAGGTCATCACCATGACGATGCAGAGAGCCCCTCCCCTCAGGCGCTGTCGCCATCGGAGACGAGTCGCTCCCAGCGTCCTTCACTCCCCAACCtttccacctctccctccccctcctccccctcctctgctgcctcctctccctccaccgGCATGAAGCACTCCTCCtccgccccccctccccctcctcctctctgtcgcCGTGGTAatgccccctcccctcccaacTCATCCTCCTCTTACAACAGAGAGAAGCCCCTCCCTCTTGAACCGAACAAcaccccacccctcccctcAAAACCTCCCCCGTCCCCTGGCAACAGCCGACGCCCTCCCACCTCAGGAGGTAACTCTCCCTCTTCcactcccttctcctcctctctggcccCACCCCTTCTTTCTTACCGCATCACCAACGGTCTGACAAGTACCGGCGAGGTGGCACCGGAGCTGCCACAGCGTCACAACTCCCTCAGCAACAAAAGGCCGGCCCCATCACCTGGAGGCCACACCCCCACCAGAGGCCCCGCCCCACCGCCTCCACCTGCTTCTCCCACGCCCTCCCAACAGGGCATCAACAGGCCGCCACCCCCTGTCAGAGAGGCTCCAGGTAGAGGAGCAG ctcctcctgttccCGTCCAATCATCGTCCTCGAGGGCGGCGAGCAGAGAagccccgcctcctcctcaCAGAATACATG aCGACTTTGAGTCCAAGTATTCGTTCCATCCCCTGGATGATTTCCCGCCTCCGGACGAGTACAGACACTTCACGAAGATCTACCCGAGCAAGGCCAACAGAG tgataAGAGGAGCTCCTCCACTGCCCCCTGTTGGAAG AATGTGA
- the LOC109645375 gene encoding WAS/WASL-interacting protein family member 2-like isoform X5: MPIPPPPPPPGGPPPPPTFSQANTSPPKLNREEVKGRGALLSDICKGTKLRKVSVNDRSAPLLDMSCSVVTCSPEAELSPVEWLWFSEPKGGVASTGGANGSRAASPSGKFSGGVPKLRPVGDGSSGRLPFTRAAAPRPPGHHHDDAESPSPQALSPSETSRSQRPSLPNLSTSPSPSSPSSAASSPSTGMKHSSSAPPPPPPLCRRGNAPSPPNSSSSYNREKPLPLEPNNTPPLPSKPPPSPGNSRRPPTSGGNSPSSTPFSSSLAPPLLSYRITNGLTSTGEVAPELPQRHNSLSNKRPAPSPGGHTPTRGPAPPPPPASPTPSQQGINRPPPPVREAPGRGAAPPVPVQSSSSRAASREAPPPPHRIHGSPSLSSDPHTRGKPPPPPTRTPTAPPPPPPPLRNGHSSSSIPRSFVDDFESKYSFHPLDDFPPPDEYRHFTKIYPSKANRVIRGAPPLPPVGRM; the protein is encoded by the exons ATGCCcatcccccccccacctcctccaccagggGGACCCCCGCCTCCCCCCACCTTCAGCCag GCCAACACCAGCCCCCCAAAGCTGAACAGggaggaggtcaaaggtcgcgGCGCTCTGCTGTCCGACATCTGTAAAGGCACCAAACTGAGGAAGGTGTCGGTGAACGACCGCAGCGCTCCGCTGCTCGACA TGTCGTGTTCTGTAGTGACCTGCTCGCCTGAGGCGGAGCTCTCACCTGTCGAATGGTTGTGGTTCTCAGAGCCCAAAGGAGGCGTAGCATCAACAGGAGGAGCCAATGGGAGCAGAGCAGCAAGCCCATCAGGAAAGTTCTCAGGCGGAGTTCCCAAACTGAGGCCAGTGGGAG acGGCTCCTCTGGACGTTTGCCCTTCACCCGAGCCGCTGCCCCCCGCCCCCCAGGTCATCACCATGACGATGCAGAGAGCCCCTCCCCTCAGGCGCTGTCGCCATCGGAGACGAGTCGCTCCCAGCGTCCTTCACTCCCCAACCtttccacctctccctccccctcctccccctcctctgctgcctcctctccctccaccgGCATGAAGCACTCCTCCtccgccccccctccccctcctcctctctgtcgcCGTGGTAatgccccctcccctcccaacTCATCCTCCTCTTACAACAGAGAGAAGCCCCTCCCTCTTGAACCGAACAAcaccccacccctcccctcAAAACCTCCCCCGTCCCCTGGCAACAGCCGACGCCCTCCCACCTCAGGAGGTAACTCTCCCTCTTCcactcccttctcctcctctctggcccCACCCCTTCTTTCTTACCGCATCACCAACGGTCTGACAAGTACCGGCGAGGTGGCACCGGAGCTGCCACAGCGTCACAACTCCCTCAGCAACAAAAGGCCGGCCCCATCACCTGGAGGCCACACCCCCACCAGAGGCCCCGCCCCACCGCCTCCACCTGCTTCTCCCACGCCCTCCCAACAGGGCATCAACAGGCCGCCACCCCCTGTCAGAGAGGCTCCAGGTAGAGGAGCAG ctcctcctgttccCGTCCAATCATCGTCCTCGAGGGCGGCGAGCAGAGAagccccgcctcctcctcaCAGAATACATGGTAGCCCCTCCCTCTCATCTGATCCCCACACCAGAGGGaaaccccctcccccacccaccCGCACCCCCActgcgcctcctcctcctccccctcctctccgcAATggacactcctcctcctccatccctcgcTCATTTGTCG aCGACTTTGAGTCCAAGTATTCGTTCCATCCCCTGGATGATTTCCCGCCTCCGGACGAGTACAGACACTTCACGAAGATCTACCCGAGCAAGGCCAACAGAG tgataAGAGGAGCTCCTCCACTGCCCCCTGTTGGAAG AATGTGA
- the LOC109645375 gene encoding WAS/WASL-interacting protein family member 2-like isoform X2, with protein sequence MPIPPPPPPPGGPPPPPTFSQANTSPPKLNREEVKGRGALLSDICKGTKLRKVSVNDRSAPLLDSKIQTPKSQTPSTEHPYIRLYQYLHQQPSQSRQQGAASEEQKKTAGEEHSALSLEKPKGGVASTGGANGSRAASPSGKFSGGVPKLRPVGDGSSGRLPFTRAAAPRPPGHHHDDAESPSPQALSPSETSRSQRPSLPNLSTSPSPSSPSSAASSPSTGMKHSSSAPPPPPPLCRRGNAPSPPNSSSSYNREKPLPLEPNNTPPLPSKPPPSPGNSRRPPTSGGNSPSSTPFSSSLAPPLLSYRITNGLTSTGEVAPELPQRHNSLSNKRPAPSPGGHTPTRGPAPPPPPASPTPSQQGINRPPPPVREAPGRGAAPPVPVQSSSSRAASREAPPPPHRIHGSPSLSSDPHTRGKPPPPPTRTPTAPPPPPPPLRNGHSSSSIPRSFVDDFESKYSFHPLDDFPPPDEYRHFTKIYPSKANRVIRGAPPLPPVGRM encoded by the exons ATGCCcatcccccccccacctcctccaccagggGGACCCCCGCCTCCCCCCACCTTCAGCCag GCCAACACCAGCCCCCCAAAGCTGAACAGggaggaggtcaaaggtcgcgGCGCTCTGCTGTCCGACATCTGTAAAGGCACCAAACTGAGGAAGGTGTCGGTGAACGACCGCAGCGCTCCGCTGCTCGACAGTAAGATTCAAACACCAAAGAGCCAAACACCTTCCACAGAGCACCCATACATTCGCTTATACCAATACCTGCACCAGCAACCGAGCCAGTCCAGACAGCAGGGGGCGGcgtcagaggagcagaagaagacGGCCGGAGAGGAGCACTCTGCTCTGTCCCTGGAGA AGCCCAAAGGAGGCGTAGCATCAACAGGAGGAGCCAATGGGAGCAGAGCAGCAAGCCCATCAGGAAAGTTCTCAGGCGGAGTTCCCAAACTGAGGCCAGTGGGAG acGGCTCCTCTGGACGTTTGCCCTTCACCCGAGCCGCTGCCCCCCGCCCCCCAGGTCATCACCATGACGATGCAGAGAGCCCCTCCCCTCAGGCGCTGTCGCCATCGGAGACGAGTCGCTCCCAGCGTCCTTCACTCCCCAACCtttccacctctccctccccctcctccccctcctctgctgcctcctctccctccaccgGCATGAAGCACTCCTCCtccgccccccctccccctcctcctctctgtcgcCGTGGTAatgccccctcccctcccaacTCATCCTCCTCTTACAACAGAGAGAAGCCCCTCCCTCTTGAACCGAACAAcaccccacccctcccctcAAAACCTCCCCCGTCCCCTGGCAACAGCCGACGCCCTCCCACCTCAGGAGGTAACTCTCCCTCTTCcactcccttctcctcctctctggcccCACCCCTTCTTTCTTACCGCATCACCAACGGTCTGACAAGTACCGGCGAGGTGGCACCGGAGCTGCCACAGCGTCACAACTCCCTCAGCAACAAAAGGCCGGCCCCATCACCTGGAGGCCACACCCCCACCAGAGGCCCCGCCCCACCGCCTCCACCTGCTTCTCCCACGCCCTCCCAACAGGGCATCAACAGGCCGCCACCCCCTGTCAGAGAGGCTCCAGGTAGAGGAGCAG ctcctcctgttccCGTCCAATCATCGTCCTCGAGGGCGGCGAGCAGAGAagccccgcctcctcctcaCAGAATACATGGTAGCCCCTCCCTCTCATCTGATCCCCACACCAGAGGGaaaccccctcccccacccaccCGCACCCCCActgcgcctcctcctcctccccctcctctccgcAATggacactcctcctcctccatccctcgcTCATTTGTCG aCGACTTTGAGTCCAAGTATTCGTTCCATCCCCTGGATGATTTCCCGCCTCCGGACGAGTACAGACACTTCACGAAGATCTACCCGAGCAAGGCCAACAGAG tgataAGAGGAGCTCCTCCACTGCCCCCTGTTGGAAG AATGTGA
- the LOC109645375 gene encoding WAS/WASL-interacting protein family member 2-like isoform X6 encodes MPIPPPPPPPGGPPPPPTFSQANTSPPKLNREEVKGRGALLSDICKGTKLRKVSVNDRSAPLLDKPKGGVASTGGANGSRAASPSGKFSGGVPKLRPVGDGSSGRLPFTRAAAPRPPGHHHDDAESPSPQALSPSETSRSQRPSLPNLSTSPSPSSPSSAASSPSTGMKHSSSAPPPPPPLCRRGNAPSPPNSSSSYNREKPLPLEPNNTPPLPSKPPPSPGNSRRPPTSGGNSPSSTPFSSSLAPPLLSYRITNGLTSTGEVAPELPQRHNSLSNKRPAPSPGGHTPTRGPAPPPPPASPTPSQQGINRPPPPVREAPGRGAAPPVPVQSSSSRAASREAPPPPHRIHGSPSLSSDPHTRGKPPPPPTRTPTAPPPPPPPLRNGHSSSSIPRSFVDDFESKYSFHPLDDFPPPDEYRHFTKIYPSKANRVIRGAPPLPPVGRM; translated from the exons ATGCCcatcccccccccacctcctccaccagggGGACCCCCGCCTCCCCCCACCTTCAGCCag GCCAACACCAGCCCCCCAAAGCTGAACAGggaggaggtcaaaggtcgcgGCGCTCTGCTGTCCGACATCTGTAAAGGCACCAAACTGAGGAAGGTGTCGGTGAACGACCGCAGCGCTCCGCTGCTCGACA AGCCCAAAGGAGGCGTAGCATCAACAGGAGGAGCCAATGGGAGCAGAGCAGCAAGCCCATCAGGAAAGTTCTCAGGCGGAGTTCCCAAACTGAGGCCAGTGGGAG acGGCTCCTCTGGACGTTTGCCCTTCACCCGAGCCGCTGCCCCCCGCCCCCCAGGTCATCACCATGACGATGCAGAGAGCCCCTCCCCTCAGGCGCTGTCGCCATCGGAGACGAGTCGCTCCCAGCGTCCTTCACTCCCCAACCtttccacctctccctccccctcctccccctcctctgctgcctcctctccctccaccgGCATGAAGCACTCCTCCtccgccccccctccccctcctcctctctgtcgcCGTGGTAatgccccctcccctcccaacTCATCCTCCTCTTACAACAGAGAGAAGCCCCTCCCTCTTGAACCGAACAAcaccccacccctcccctcAAAACCTCCCCCGTCCCCTGGCAACAGCCGACGCCCTCCCACCTCAGGAGGTAACTCTCCCTCTTCcactcccttctcctcctctctggcccCACCCCTTCTTTCTTACCGCATCACCAACGGTCTGACAAGTACCGGCGAGGTGGCACCGGAGCTGCCACAGCGTCACAACTCCCTCAGCAACAAAAGGCCGGCCCCATCACCTGGAGGCCACACCCCCACCAGAGGCCCCGCCCCACCGCCTCCACCTGCTTCTCCCACGCCCTCCCAACAGGGCATCAACAGGCCGCCACCCCCTGTCAGAGAGGCTCCAGGTAGAGGAGCAG ctcctcctgttccCGTCCAATCATCGTCCTCGAGGGCGGCGAGCAGAGAagccccgcctcctcctcaCAGAATACATGGTAGCCCCTCCCTCTCATCTGATCCCCACACCAGAGGGaaaccccctcccccacccaccCGCACCCCCActgcgcctcctcctcctccccctcctctccgcAATggacactcctcctcctccatccctcgcTCATTTGTCG aCGACTTTGAGTCCAAGTATTCGTTCCATCCCCTGGATGATTTCCCGCCTCCGGACGAGTACAGACACTTCACGAAGATCTACCCGAGCAAGGCCAACAGAG tgataAGAGGAGCTCCTCCACTGCCCCCTGTTGGAAG AATGTGA
- the LOC109645375 gene encoding WAS/WASL-interacting protein family member 2-like isoform X1, with protein sequence MPIPPPPPPPGGPPPPPTFSQANTSPPKLNREEVKGRGALLSDICKGTKLRKVSVNDRSAPLLDSKIQTPKSQTPSTEHPYIRLYQYLHQQPSQSRQQGAASEEQKKTAGEEHSALSLEMSCSVVTCSPEAELSPVEWLWFSEPKGGVASTGGANGSRAASPSGKFSGGVPKLRPVGDGSSGRLPFTRAAAPRPPGHHHDDAESPSPQALSPSETSRSQRPSLPNLSTSPSPSSPSSAASSPSTGMKHSSSAPPPPPPLCRRGNAPSPPNSSSSYNREKPLPLEPNNTPPLPSKPPPSPGNSRRPPTSGGNSPSSTPFSSSLAPPLLSYRITNGLTSTGEVAPELPQRHNSLSNKRPAPSPGGHTPTRGPAPPPPPASPTPSQQGINRPPPPVREAPGRGAAPPVPVQSSSSRAASREAPPPPHRIHGSPSLSSDPHTRGKPPPPPTRTPTAPPPPPPPLRNGHSSSSIPRSFVDDFESKYSFHPLDDFPPPDEYRHFTKIYPSKANRVIRGAPPLPPVGRM encoded by the exons ATGCCcatcccccccccacctcctccaccagggGGACCCCCGCCTCCCCCCACCTTCAGCCag GCCAACACCAGCCCCCCAAAGCTGAACAGggaggaggtcaaaggtcgcgGCGCTCTGCTGTCCGACATCTGTAAAGGCACCAAACTGAGGAAGGTGTCGGTGAACGACCGCAGCGCTCCGCTGCTCGACAGTAAGATTCAAACACCAAAGAGCCAAACACCTTCCACAGAGCACCCATACATTCGCTTATACCAATACCTGCACCAGCAACCGAGCCAGTCCAGACAGCAGGGGGCGGcgtcagaggagcagaagaagacGGCCGGAGAGGAGCACTCTGCTCTGTCCCTGGAGA TGTCGTGTTCTGTAGTGACCTGCTCGCCTGAGGCGGAGCTCTCACCTGTCGAATGGTTGTGGTTCTCAGAGCCCAAAGGAGGCGTAGCATCAACAGGAGGAGCCAATGGGAGCAGAGCAGCAAGCCCATCAGGAAAGTTCTCAGGCGGAGTTCCCAAACTGAGGCCAGTGGGAG acGGCTCCTCTGGACGTTTGCCCTTCACCCGAGCCGCTGCCCCCCGCCCCCCAGGTCATCACCATGACGATGCAGAGAGCCCCTCCCCTCAGGCGCTGTCGCCATCGGAGACGAGTCGCTCCCAGCGTCCTTCACTCCCCAACCtttccacctctccctccccctcctccccctcctctgctgcctcctctccctccaccgGCATGAAGCACTCCTCCtccgccccccctccccctcctcctctctgtcgcCGTGGTAatgccccctcccctcccaacTCATCCTCCTCTTACAACAGAGAGAAGCCCCTCCCTCTTGAACCGAACAAcaccccacccctcccctcAAAACCTCCCCCGTCCCCTGGCAACAGCCGACGCCCTCCCACCTCAGGAGGTAACTCTCCCTCTTCcactcccttctcctcctctctggcccCACCCCTTCTTTCTTACCGCATCACCAACGGTCTGACAAGTACCGGCGAGGTGGCACCGGAGCTGCCACAGCGTCACAACTCCCTCAGCAACAAAAGGCCGGCCCCATCACCTGGAGGCCACACCCCCACCAGAGGCCCCGCCCCACCGCCTCCACCTGCTTCTCCCACGCCCTCCCAACAGGGCATCAACAGGCCGCCACCCCCTGTCAGAGAGGCTCCAGGTAGAGGAGCAG ctcctcctgttccCGTCCAATCATCGTCCTCGAGGGCGGCGAGCAGAGAagccccgcctcctcctcaCAGAATACATGGTAGCCCCTCCCTCTCATCTGATCCCCACACCAGAGGGaaaccccctcccccacccaccCGCACCCCCActgcgcctcctcctcctccccctcctctccgcAATggacactcctcctcctccatccctcgcTCATTTGTCG aCGACTTTGAGTCCAAGTATTCGTTCCATCCCCTGGATGATTTCCCGCCTCCGGACGAGTACAGACACTTCACGAAGATCTACCCGAGCAAGGCCAACAGAG tgataAGAGGAGCTCCTCCACTGCCCCCTGTTGGAAG AATGTGA
- the LOC109645375 gene encoding WAS/WASL-interacting protein family member 2-like isoform X3 — MPIPPPPPPPGGPPPPPTFSQANTSPPKLNREEVKGRGALLSDICKGTKLRKVSVNDRSAPLLDSKIQTPKSQTPSTEHPYIRLYQYLHQQPSQSRQQGAASEEQKKTAGEEHSALSLEKPKGGVASTGGANGSRAASPSGKFSGGVPKLRPVGDGSSGRLPFTRAAAPRPPGHHHDDAESPSPQALSPSETSRSQRPSLPNLSTSPSPSSPSSAASSPSTGMKHSSSAPPPPPPLCRRGNAPSPPNSSSSYNREKPLPLEPNNTPPLPSKPPPSPGNSRRPPTSGGNSPSSTPFSSSLAPPLLSYRITNGLTSTGEVAPELPQRHNSLSNKRPAPSPGGHTPTRGPAPPPPPASPTPSQQGINRPPPPVREAPGRGAAPPVPVQSSSSRAASREAPPPPHRIHGSPSLSSDPHTRGKPPPPPTRTPTAPPPPPPPLRNGHSSSSIPRSFVDDFESKYSFHPLDDFPPPDEYRHFTKIYPSKANRVIRGAPPLPPVGR; from the exons ATGCCcatcccccccccacctcctccaccagggGGACCCCCGCCTCCCCCCACCTTCAGCCag GCCAACACCAGCCCCCCAAAGCTGAACAGggaggaggtcaaaggtcgcgGCGCTCTGCTGTCCGACATCTGTAAAGGCACCAAACTGAGGAAGGTGTCGGTGAACGACCGCAGCGCTCCGCTGCTCGACAGTAAGATTCAAACACCAAAGAGCCAAACACCTTCCACAGAGCACCCATACATTCGCTTATACCAATACCTGCACCAGCAACCGAGCCAGTCCAGACAGCAGGGGGCGGcgtcagaggagcagaagaagacGGCCGGAGAGGAGCACTCTGCTCTGTCCCTGGAGA AGCCCAAAGGAGGCGTAGCATCAACAGGAGGAGCCAATGGGAGCAGAGCAGCAAGCCCATCAGGAAAGTTCTCAGGCGGAGTTCCCAAACTGAGGCCAGTGGGAG acGGCTCCTCTGGACGTTTGCCCTTCACCCGAGCCGCTGCCCCCCGCCCCCCAGGTCATCACCATGACGATGCAGAGAGCCCCTCCCCTCAGGCGCTGTCGCCATCGGAGACGAGTCGCTCCCAGCGTCCTTCACTCCCCAACCtttccacctctccctccccctcctccccctcctctgctgcctcctctccctccaccgGCATGAAGCACTCCTCCtccgccccccctccccctcctcctctctgtcgcCGTGGTAatgccccctcccctcccaacTCATCCTCCTCTTACAACAGAGAGAAGCCCCTCCCTCTTGAACCGAACAAcaccccacccctcccctcAAAACCTCCCCCGTCCCCTGGCAACAGCCGACGCCCTCCCACCTCAGGAGGTAACTCTCCCTCTTCcactcccttctcctcctctctggcccCACCCCTTCTTTCTTACCGCATCACCAACGGTCTGACAAGTACCGGCGAGGTGGCACCGGAGCTGCCACAGCGTCACAACTCCCTCAGCAACAAAAGGCCGGCCCCATCACCTGGAGGCCACACCCCCACCAGAGGCCCCGCCCCACCGCCTCCACCTGCTTCTCCCACGCCCTCCCAACAGGGCATCAACAGGCCGCCACCCCCTGTCAGAGAGGCTCCAGGTAGAGGAGCAG ctcctcctgttccCGTCCAATCATCGTCCTCGAGGGCGGCGAGCAGAGAagccccgcctcctcctcaCAGAATACATGGTAGCCCCTCCCTCTCATCTGATCCCCACACCAGAGGGaaaccccctcccccacccaccCGCACCCCCActgcgcctcctcctcctccccctcctctccgcAATggacactcctcctcctccatccctcgcTCATTTGTCG aCGACTTTGAGTCCAAGTATTCGTTCCATCCCCTGGATGATTTCCCGCCTCCGGACGAGTACAGACACTTCACGAAGATCTACCCGAGCAAGGCCAACAGAG tgataAGAGGAGCTCCTCCACTGCCCCCTGTTGGAAGGTGA
- the LOC109646552 gene encoding ZW10 interactor — protein sequence MAEVRAVLQSCDSSLLDLRGDSDQSDSAEAAMMVLYLTDSRRVQKVLWRQLFVLDSMMSLLEDLESVQQLVTQPCPPQPEGGARGRWKALKVDSRSGVEETEALLRSVQDRVQQINNKRHTLTQLVQQLHSKKQMYEQMEESILKAQNALQSCDRQLSQLRVESEAAVRQLINWQHLRDELQEHVSAAQSVMQLKLLSLNQSELCVELRPRPASDLSSSELEPLKLSVSWSMDDRFRLQVDEGTAGLVEDCSSGRRAELSAALLEVMQCYVGQAELLSEVQALRSSFAIDWCPAQRQLIFLKSSSVVCHLEVEEGYPSNGQAQLLSVRRDGRPVDTCGLKPQKRVLRLSDWLIFLSTCPLI from the exons atggcTGAAGTTCGAGc tgtgttgCAGAGCTGTGACTCGTCTCTGCTGGATCTCCGTGGAGACTCTGATCAGTCGGACTCTGCTGAAGCAGCCATGATGGTTCTTTACCTGACG gacagTCGTCGTGTTCAGAAGGTTTTGTGGCGTCAGCTCTTCGTCCTGGACTCCATGATGTCTCTCCTGGAGGATCTGGAGTCTGTCCAGCAACTGGTGACTCAGCCCTGCCCCCCCCAGCCTg agggCGGGGCTCGGGGCAGGTGGAAGGCTCTGAAGGTGGACAGCCGGTCGGGGGTGGAGGAGACGGAGGCTCTGCTCAGATCTGTGCAGGACAGAGtccaacagataaacaacaaacgacacacactcacacagctggTCCAACAGCTGCACAGCAAg aAGCAGATGTATGAACAGATGGAGGAGTCTATACTGAAGGCCCAGAATGCATTGCAGTCATGTGATCGTCAGCTGAGCCAGCTGAGGGTGGAGTCAGAGGCAGCGGTCAGGCAGCTGATCAACTGGCAGCATCTTAGAGACGA GCTGCAGGAGCACGTCTCTGCAGCGCAGAGCGTCATGCAGCTCAAACTGCTGTCCctcaaccaatcagagctgTGTGTAGAGCTCAGGCCACGCCCAGCCTCTGACCTGTCGTCCAGTGAGCTGGAGCCGCTGAAGCTGTCAGTCAGCTGGAGCATGGACGACCGTTTCAGACTTCAG GTGGACGAGGGGACGGCCGGTCTGGTGGAGGACTGTTCGTCGGGCAGACGGGCAGAGCTGAGCGCCGCCCTGTTGGAGGTGATGCAGTGTTACGTGGGTCAGGCTGAGCTGCTGTCTGAGGTCCAGGCCCTGAGGTCCAG ttttgCCATTGACTGGTGTCCTGCTCAGCGTCAGTTGATCTTCCTGAAGTCGTCGTCTGTGGTTTGTCacctggaggtggaggagggttACCCGAGCAACGGACAAGCTCAGCTGTTGTCGGTGCGGAGGGACGGACGACCTGTGGACACGTGTGGACTGAAG